The following proteins are encoded in a genomic region of Candidatus Methylomirabilis tolerans:
- a CDS encoding BrnA antitoxin family protein: MADTNKRVDPLPEEFRSEEEAAEFWNTHSITDYEEFLEPVGLEVDLKRRHFEIEVDEESFLVLRDRAKKLQKPAKELASEILKQKLATV; this comes from the coding sequence ATGGCAGACACAAATAAGCGCGTAGACCCCCTACCGGAGGAGTTTAGGTCGGAGGAGGAGGCTGCCGAGTTCTGGAACACCCACAGCATCACCGACTATGAGGAATTCCTGGAACCTGTCGGTCTCGAAGTGGACCTCAAGCGGCGACACTTCGAGATAGAAGTGGATGAGGAGAGCTTCTTGGTTTTGCGCGACAGGGCCAAGAAGCTCCAGAAGCCGGCAAAGGAACTCGCTAGCGAAATCCTCAAGCAGAAACTCGCGACGGTTTGA
- a CDS encoding DNA mismatch repair protein MutS has product MHQPLLTAIGKELSVRSAKAAKTGEGVLDESTFNAIEVGRLFDAVNYAGTIAGQATLYRSLAHPLSSIDTITAKQDALKELDSNADLRARIEALVQQAAKHEEEFYRLLFGTFLGTLGDPRDKMETGGYGHKTYRQGTELMLGLVKGAHGLPTPESPYLRARLDTLKAFDSTRSYVLMKGPAYLTERAIKTKAEKWLLTPAIKFRPTLFKPRLIIMLLIAVGLLAHYAPALGVSRQVLPAIMTLLLPSVLLYGPLIGGFDRDSIIYPLRDGYRNSREVQQALEALGQIDELLSFHRYAEAFGSSTVLPALIDADQHAMILKTVRNPILGKGNTDYVPNDLDLNGARLAFITGPNGGGKTAFCKTIAQVQVLAQIGCYVPAEAAQVSVADRIFYQVPESNSLADREGRFGTELQRTKAIFFASSPKSLVILDELAEGTTYQEKLEISRTILGGFHQVGNNTILVTHNHELAEQFQKRDVGLYRQAEFVHNSPTYRLIEGISRVSHADKVARRIGFAKEDIEKHLAERGYGGEGVTSPEEDAPDPT; this is encoded by the coding sequence ATGCATCAACCTCTTCTGACAGCCATCGGCAAGGAACTGTCCGTTCGCTCGGCCAAGGCGGCGAAAACCGGAGAAGGCGTGCTCGATGAGAGCACGTTCAACGCTATAGAAGTTGGTCGACTCTTTGACGCCGTCAATTACGCCGGTACCATCGCCGGGCAAGCAACGCTCTACCGCTCATTAGCCCACCCGTTGAGTTCGATCGATACCATCACGGCCAAGCAGGACGCGCTCAAAGAGCTGGACTCGAACGCTGATCTGAGAGCGCGAATCGAAGCGCTGGTACAGCAGGCCGCGAAACACGAGGAGGAATTTTACCGCCTGCTGTTTGGGACCTTCCTCGGCACCTTGGGGGATCCCCGGGATAAAATGGAAACAGGGGGGTATGGGCACAAAACGTATCGGCAAGGAACGGAGCTCATGCTCGGTCTCGTTAAGGGCGCTCACGGCCTGCCGACACCAGAAAGCCCCTATCTTCGCGCGCGCCTCGATACGCTCAAGGCGTTTGATTCCACGCGATCGTATGTCTTGATGAAAGGTCCCGCCTACCTGACGGAGAGGGCCATCAAGACGAAGGCTGAAAAGTGGCTACTGACCCCTGCCATCAAATTCAGACCGACCCTCTTCAAGCCACGATTAATCATCATGCTCTTGATAGCGGTGGGTCTCCTGGCGCATTACGCCCCCGCGCTTGGGGTGTCCAGACAAGTCTTGCCCGCCATCATGACGCTCCTGTTGCCCTCGGTTCTATTGTACGGACCTCTTATCGGGGGGTTTGATCGAGACAGTATCATCTATCCCTTGCGGGATGGTTATCGAAACTCACGCGAAGTTCAGCAAGCGCTGGAGGCATTAGGGCAGATCGATGAGCTGCTGTCTTTTCATCGTTATGCCGAAGCGTTCGGAAGTTCGACCGTCTTGCCGGCGCTCATCGATGCAGATCAGCACGCGATGATCTTGAAAACGGTCAGAAACCCTATCCTGGGAAAAGGGAATACCGATTACGTGCCCAACGATCTCGACCTGAACGGAGCTCGATTGGCGTTTATTACCGGTCCAAATGGAGGCGGGAAAACCGCCTTCTGCAAAACCATTGCCCAGGTGCAAGTGCTGGCGCAGATCGGTTGCTATGTGCCCGCTGAGGCGGCGCAGGTCTCGGTAGCTGATCGGATTTTCTATCAGGTTCCGGAAAGTAACTCGCTGGCCGATCGTGAGGGGAGATTCGGAACGGAGTTGCAGCGCACGAAGGCCATCTTTTTCGCATCGTCGCCCAAAAGTCTGGTCATTCTGGATGAGCTGGCGGAGGGAACCACCTATCAGGAGAAACTGGAAATCTCCCGCACCATCCTCGGTGGATTTCACCAAGTCGGTAACAATACGATTCTGGTCACCCACAATCACGAGCTGGCGGAGCAGTTTCAAAAAAGAGATGTTGGATTGTATCGCCAGGCAGAATTTGTCCATAACTCCCCAACCTATCGATTGATCGAGGGAATCTCACGGGTGAGCCATGCCGACAAAGTGGCCCGACGAATCGGTTTTGCGAAGGAAGACATCGAAAAGCACCTGGCTGAGCGAGGCTACGGAGGTGAAGGTGTGACTTCGCCTGAAGAGGACGCCCCTGATCCGACATGA
- a CDS encoding YicC family protein, whose amino-acid sequence MLSSMTGFGQGESVTSSKRYVCELQSVNHRYLDTRVRLPKRLSALELQVLKSLQGRFARGRFDVTVREELTGEQSCKLVLNRPLAYAYLDAAKTLQSELGLTGEVTLELLLSRTDLFVSEEEESETADADWPVVRTALEGAMNAVTEMRREEGKALETALLGHLELVEMTLAAIAARAPDVVQSYKGRLELRLQRLLEGKPVDPGRLEQEVAILAERSDITEETTRVTSHLHQFRDLIQQQGPHGRRMEFLLQEMQREANTIGAKANDAKTSHDVITLKSILEQLREQVQNVE is encoded by the coding sequence ATGCTGAGCAGTATGACCGGGTTCGGGCAAGGAGAGTCTGTTACCTCCTCGAAACGATACGTGTGTGAATTGCAGTCGGTCAACCATCGTTATCTCGATACTCGCGTGAGGCTTCCAAAACGGCTGAGCGCCTTGGAGTTGCAGGTTCTGAAGAGTCTGCAGGGCCGCTTCGCGCGAGGGCGGTTTGACGTGACGGTGCGTGAGGAGTTGACAGGGGAGCAGTCCTGCAAGCTGGTTCTCAATCGTCCGCTGGCTTACGCGTATCTTGATGCCGCCAAAACGCTGCAATCAGAACTTGGTCTGACCGGAGAAGTGACACTGGAACTACTGCTGTCCCGAACAGACCTGTTTGTCTCTGAAGAAGAGGAGTCAGAGACTGCGGATGCTGATTGGCCGGTAGTCAGGACTGCTCTTGAGGGAGCGATGAACGCTGTCACCGAGATGCGTCGGGAGGAGGGGAAAGCGCTCGAGACCGCCCTGCTCGGCCACCTGGAACTCGTCGAGATGACCTTGGCGGCAATCGCCGCTCGTGCGCCGGACGTGGTGCAAAGCTATAAGGGCCGCCTGGAGCTTCGGCTCCAGCGCTTGCTGGAGGGGAAACCGGTCGATCCCGGCCGACTTGAACAGGAAGTCGCAATCCTGGCTGAGCGTTCGGACATCACAGAGGAGACCACGCGGGTCACAAGTCATCTGCATCAGTTCCGCGACCTCATTCAACAACAGGGTCCGCACGGCCGACGGATGGAGTTCCTCTTACAGGAGATGCAACGCGAGGCCAACACCATCGGCGCGAAGGCGAATGATGCCAAGACCTCACACGATGTGATAACATTAAAAAGTATTCTGGAACAGCTCCGAGAGCAGGTCCAGAACGTCGAGTAA
- a CDS encoding DUF370 domain-containing protein encodes MAPKLLNVGFGNMVAIARIIAIVDPGSAPMKRLKDEAKQAGKLVDATNGRRTRSIIVTDSDHVVLSAIQTETITQRFEADVLSGRSGKGSRTE; translated from the coding sequence TTGGCCCCAAAGCTGCTGAACGTAGGGTTCGGAAATATGGTGGCGATTGCCAGGATCATCGCCATCGTCGATCCTGGTTCGGCCCCAATGAAGCGGTTGAAGGACGAAGCCAAGCAGGCCGGTAAACTGGTTGACGCAACCAACGGCAGGCGTACCCGGTCGATCATCGTGACCGATAGCGACCATGTCGTGTTGTCGGCCATCCAGACCGAGACGATAACCCAGCGGTTCGAGGCTGATGTGCTTTCCGGTCGGTCGGGTAAAGGCTCGCGAACAGAATGA
- the gmk gene encoding guanylate kinase — MNRQRMMVVVSAPSGGGKTSLCQEAARRLPRLVHSVSYTTRAPRPDEQDGRDYHFVDEPTFRRMIEADEFAEWAYVHGHLYGTSRPLLEKQFAEGLDVILDIDTQGAAKLRQNYQTGVFVFVVPPTFDLLETRLRQRRTDSEEEILRRLAKAREELHHYRYYQYIVVNDIFEKAVKQLCCIITAERSRKDRVDLSFLDAGID; from the coding sequence ATGAATCGGCAGCGGATGATGGTGGTTGTGTCGGCTCCCTCCGGGGGTGGGAAGACCTCCTTGTGCCAGGAGGCCGCGCGGCGGTTGCCCCGTCTGGTTCACTCTGTCTCGTATACGACCCGTGCGCCCAGGCCCGACGAGCAGGACGGGCGCGACTATCACTTCGTGGACGAGCCCACCTTCCGAAGGATGATCGAGGCGGACGAATTCGCAGAGTGGGCGTACGTGCATGGCCACCTCTACGGCACCAGCCGCCCGCTGCTGGAGAAACAGTTCGCGGAAGGTCTTGATGTCATTCTCGACATCGACACGCAGGGGGCGGCTAAGCTCAGACAGAACTACCAAACGGGGGTATTTGTGTTTGTCGTCCCCCCTACCTTCGACCTGCTGGAAACCAGGCTTCGACAGCGGCGGACCGACTCTGAGGAGGAGATTCTTCGACGCCTGGCCAAGGCCAGGGAGGAATTGCATCATTACCGGTATTACCAGTATATTGTTGTGAACGATATCTTCGAAAAGGCCGTCAAACAGCTTTGCTGTATTATCACTGCCGAGCGATCCCGAAAAGATCGAGTGGATCTCTCCTTTTTGGATGCGGGAATCGACTGA
- the rpoZ gene encoding DNA-directed RNA polymerase subunit omega — protein sequence MSLVPLEQLLTHVDSKYRLVIIAAKRAKQLMRGAEYLITPKSSKPTHIALEEIGAGKLAYDTKPVEGARAVELVGPEAGATWFRSLSVGDTLGEEEIVEKEEEEKEGGELEETPVELLAETGEEIEKLEMTDLDALEEPEEVEDET from the coding sequence ATGTCGCTTGTCCCTTTGGAACAGCTTCTGACGCACGTTGATAGTAAATATCGTTTGGTGATCATCGCTGCCAAGCGCGCGAAGCAGTTGATGCGCGGTGCCGAGTACCTGATCACCCCCAAGAGCAGCAAACCAACGCATATTGCCCTGGAGGAAATAGGCGCCGGAAAGCTGGCTTATGACACAAAGCCCGTAGAGGGTGCAAGGGCGGTGGAGCTGGTCGGTCCAGAGGCCGGGGCTACCTGGTTTCGCAGTCTCTCCGTTGGGGATACTCTTGGCGAAGAGGAGATCGTCGAGAAGGAGGAAGAGGAAAAGGAGGGAGGCGAGTTGGAGGAGACCCCGGTCGAACTGCTCGCGGAGACCGGCGAGGAGATAGAGAAATTGGAAATGACCGATCTCGATGCCCTGGAAGAGCCGGAGGAAGTAGAGGACGAAACCTGA